The following proteins come from a genomic window of Misgurnus anguillicaudatus chromosome 10, ASM2758022v2, whole genome shotgun sequence:
- the lenep gene encoding lens epithelial cell protein LEP503: MLHQPRASSLIRLDTPDSFYTIPLKKSEDKVDTHSTQQTGSRPALLNILPSSVVHVLQSTVARGSNMHPQRPFTQAMPSSLGRNLRDAALGMGHGKNLLGGNVAFGVVQSLKECLYLLLCCWCIKEILD, from the coding sequence ATGCTTCACCAGCCCAGAGCAAGCAGTCTGATTCGACTGGACACTCCAGATTCATTTTACACCATTCCTTTAAAGAAAAGTGAAGATAAAGTGGATACCCACAGCACGCAACAAACAGGGTCCCGGCCTGCTCTACTAAACATATTGCCTTCCAGTGTTGTTCACGTTCTCCAGTCGACTGTGGCGCGTGGAAGCAATATGCACCCACAGCGCCCGTTTACCCAGGCCATGCCCTCTTCACTGGGCCGAAATTTGAGAGATGCGGCCCTGGGGATGGGCCATGGCAAGAATCTGCTGGGTGGAAATGTGGCCTTTGGGGTTGTCCAGTCTCTTAAAGAGTGCCTTTACTTACTGCTTTGTTGCTGGTGTATCAAAGAAATCCTGGActaa